The genome window AATCAAAGAATTTCAAAAAATAATGCATTGTATCATGCAGAAATCTTAGCAATAGAAAAAGCCTGCAAAAAACTTAAAACTTGGCGTTTAGATGATGTAGTATTATATACAACTCTTGAACCTTGTCTAATGTGTGCTGGTGCAGTAATGCAAGCAAGGATTAAAAAGGTTGTCTTTTGTGCAAAGGATGAAAAAGGCGGTGCGGTTTTAAGCAAATACACAGTTTTTGACGATAAAAAACTTCCATTTAACGTTGAGTATGAATACATTCCGGATGAAAGATGTAGTAAACTTTTAAAAGAGTTTTTCATAAAGCTTAGAGATTAGATTATTTCGCAAATGGTAAAAGTTTGATTATTAACTCTATCGCATCTTTGTTTATGAAGATGATTAAAAAAGTTAAGGTAATAAACATAATTGTTAACTTTCTATCTATCTTTAGAATTTCTTTCTCAATTTTAGCTTCAAGCTCTTTATGGCTTATTTCTATCTTAGCCTATAATTCTGTTTTTAATATTTCCAAATCAGCTTTGGTAGTCAATTCCTTAGCAAGCTCATCTTTAAGCTCAAGCTTTTTGTTATACCATTCTTAAACTTCTGATATCAAATCTGTTATCACTTTAAATAAAAAGGACCCTCCATCGCGGAGGGTCAATGAGGGGGTTTGGGAGGGGAGGAGGGGTAATATAAAATTAATGCTTATTCAGAGATTTTCCAGATATAAAATCTGGGTCTCTTGGAGGTAATTCTTTCACAATGCCCATTGCTACAGGCAGGCATTTTTCAGATTGAGCTTTTGTGCAAGAATCTATACAATTATAACATTCTATACAAGCTGCAATTCCTTTATAAAAGTCTTGAATGTAAGCCATTCTTCTTGGGTCTAATGCCATAGGGCAGTTTTTAACGCATTCTCTACAGTCTGTACAAGCATCTACATTAACTAACGTAGGTTTATATAAATGGTGATATGGAGTAATCTTTTGGTAAATTCCTGTCGGACAGAAAACCCTGCACCATCTTTTACCGATGAAAAGTTCAAAATAAAACATTCCAGTCATTCCAAGAAAAACAATCCACATAGGAATAAATGCAGGGTTTGTTTTGTAGAAAAAGACTCTTAAATCTGTGACCCAGTTTAAGAAAAGCAAAGAGAATAAAACAGATGTTATAAGAGTAAATACAATATAAAAGATTTTACTTGTTGTTGGAGATTTTGGAGTCCAGGTCATTCTTCTTATTTTTTCTTGAACTTCAGCAAACCATCCACCGGGGCAAATCCACCCACAAAATACTCTTCCAAGAATAAGATTTAAAATAATCACAAGAATTGCAAATATACCAATTGCAAAGATAACCGGTGCTAAACCTTCGGCTACTGTCACAGGATTTCCAAAAATATAAGCTTCATTTCTTGCAATATCTATTTTTGCTATCTTGAAGATAGGAATAATAATCAATAAAAATATAACAGTCAGATATGCAATGTTTCTTAAAATTGTAAACTTATTTTTCTCAAAGTAGCTTGGTTGCGGACAGCTTGTTTTTTCCATAGTTGCTTGCATTTTTTATAACCTCCTGGTTAATAAACATTAACCAATATTATACTCTTTTTTTAAAAATCTTCAAGAGATGGATTTACCGGTAAAGTGCCATATTTTGCATCTTTTACAATTACTTTTCTACCACTTACCACCACTCTATCTTCAACTAACCATTTAATAGCCTGTGGATAAATCTTATGCTCATACTCTAAAATTCTATTGGATAAACTCTCTTCTGTGTCATCCGGCAAAACCGGAACCGCTGCTTGAACTATTACAGGTCCATTGTCAAGTTCCTTAGTTACAAAATGAACAGAACATCCGGTTATCAAAGAACCATAATCTAAGGCTTGCTTTTGTGCGTTTTTACCTTGAAAAGCTGGTACTAAAGAAGGGTGTATGTTTACAATTCTACCTTCAAAAGCATCTATAAACTCATCTGACAAGATTCTCATATATCCAGCCAAAACCACAAAGTCTGGATTTTCTTTTTTAATCAGTTCTGCTATGTATATGTCATATCCCCTTCTTGTTTCGAAAAATGATGGGTCTATAAATTTTGCTTTTATGCCATACTCTTTTGCTATTTCAAGCCCTTTTGCATCCTTTTTGTTTGACAAAACTAAAGATACCTTAGCATTTATCTTCCCGGATTTTATAGCTTCTAAAATGGCTTTTAGATTGCTTCCTCTTCCGGATATAAGAACTACTAAATTTTTTGACATTTACACCTTCCATCAAATAATGTTAACACTTCTTTCACCTTCTTCTAAATAGCCAATTATATAAGGTTTTTCTCCTAAATCTTCGAGCAATTGAATAGCTTCTTTTTCATCCTTTTTATCAATTGCTAAAATCATTCCTATACCCATGTTGAATGTTTTATACATATCTTCCTTTGGAACGTGTCCTTCTTTCTCAATCCATTTGAAGATTGGTAAAACTTCCCATGAGCCTTCTTCTATAACAGCTTTTAAACCCGGTCTAATTACTCTTATAAGATTTCCCGGTATTCCACCGCCTGTAATGTGTGCTATGGATTTTATATCTATTCTTTCAGCCAAGGTTAAGATTGTTTTAACATAAATTTTTGTTGGAGTTAATAGCTCTTCCCCCAACGTTTTTCCAAATTCTTGGAAATAATCTTTATAAGAATATCCTTTTACTTCTATAATCTTTCTAACTAAGGAATAGCCATTACTATGAACCCCTGAGGATGCAATGCCTATAAGTATATTTCCTTTTTCTGTTTTGCTACCATCAAGCATTTTTTCTTTTTCTACAATACCAACGGCAAAACCCGCCAAGTCATACTCATCATCTTTGTACATGCCGGGCATTTCAGCAGTTTCACCGCCTACCAAGCTACATTCAGCCAGTTCACAGCCTTTTGCTATACCTTTTATAACTTCTACCGCTGTTTCAGGCTTTAATTTACCGGTTGCAAAATAATCCAGAAAGAATAAAGGTTTTGATGTAGTTGTTACTAAATCGTTAACACACATAGCCACAAGGTCAATGCCGATTGTGTCATGTTTATTAAGCTGTTGAGCTATTTTTAATTTTGTCCCTACCCCATCAGTTGAAGATGTGATAACAGGATTTTTATATTTACTTATTTCAAGTAAGTATGCAGATGCAAAGCCCCCGATTGGTGTGATTACATTTTTCGTGAATGTTTTTTGAACAAAACCTTTAATCTCTTCTACAAACTTATCAGCCTTTTCTATGTCTACGCCAGCATCTTTGTATGTAATCATTTCTTACCCCTGTTTTAAAATTTAAAGAAGTATATCAATGCGTGTAAGATTATCCAGCTGTAAACACCGGCTAAAATATCATCAGCCATAATGCCAATTCCCATTGGGTATTTTTCTAAGGTTTTAATTGGTGGTGGCTTAAGAATATCTACTATTCTAAAAATAACAAAGCCAAGTAAGAAATACATCAGAGCTTGATTTAAAGGTATGTTTGCTGTATTGATTCCAAGCATAGTTACCATATAGCCGGCTATCTCATCAATGCTTACAAAAGACGGGTCTTTATCATTATACTTTTGACTTACTTCATAAGATGCCCAGATGCCAATAAAAAACACAGATAAAGTGATAGAGATTTGAGCTAAAAGCCCTTTGTCCCAGTATAAATAAAAAAACGGTATCGCTCCCAGTGTTCCAACCGTTCCGGGTGCGATGGGAAATTTACCCAAGTAAAATGAAGTGGCTAAAAATAGTGCAATATGGTCTTTTAAACTCATTAAAACTCCGATAAATATTTTAATTTCATTATAACATATGAAGCCTTCGGCTGTACAAGCTAAAAGAAACATGGGAAAATATTATATAAGAATTTAAAATCATGAAAATCGGAGGATAAAGATGAGAAAGAAAGTAGGAACATCTACCTACATTCAGAGAATTAATAAACTTGAAAGAAAGCTTTTAAAACAAGTAAAAGAATTAGATGATGTTATGCAAAGACATCCAGAAATAATCTTTAGATTACAAGTTGTAGAATTTGCTTTAAAACACTGTAGTAAAACTTGCAGTTGAAGCTTTTGGTGTATCAAAATCTACCATATATAAATAACATCCTGTATCTCTAAAAATCATTATATATATCAAAATTAAAGATGTTGCAATATATGCTACGGTATAACACAAAAAAACTTCATTATAATTTAAACAAAAAATCACCTTTACAATACTTTTGTGATATTATGAATTCAAGAAAATCGGAATTTTCCCAAACCGGTATGACTTATACACACCCCCCCAAGGTATTAATTAGTAAAATAAAATATATCTTAAGTAGCTATTGAAATACTTATCTGCTGTACCTTTAAATCCTTGGATATATCTAAATCCTAAGCTTAAATTATCCTGTCTAAATAAACCACCGCCTACTCCACCAGAAAATCCATATCCTAAACCTGTAATATCATTATACGTTATATCAGCACTGAAAAATGGTCTCCAAACTCTTACGTAATTTGTATCATTATCATATCCAAAAGAAAATCCAATTCCAATTAAATTAAAAGATTGTGGTAGAAATCTAGTATTTTGATATGGAGACAGTTTTTCAATGTTTCCTTTATATCCATCTTTTTCATTATACTTACCGTGCGATGAATAAAGTCTAAACGTATAATCAGGATAACCAACTCTGAGCTTGTAATAAATCTCATCATACAAATTAAAAGAGGTTCCTATTTTTTTTCCATCAGAGGAGTGATAGATATCGTAAGATGGATTTATATAAAAGCCAGTTCTATTATTAAAACTGTGAGAAAAGTTGAAACTTAACATATCTTTCATTCCACCGTAATATAAAAATAATGTGTCATCAGCTGGTATATTTTTACCAAGCTCTCCACCAAAATAAGTTTTATTTTTTATGTATCTTCTAAATTGAATATCTAAATACAAGTTTGATGAAAGAGTTTTCAACGAACCTACGATAAAGCTTATCTCTCCGCCATCAAACACCTTTTTAAAACCAATTGAGATATCACTTCTATCAGGAACGTTAATCATTTTTAGACTATCAACACTAAACGGATTTGAACCTTTATACCTAACAAACATATATAAGCCTTCTTTTGGTTTAGCTTGCATAAATATATCTTTAGAGATGTCTTTAACGCCGGCTCTATCTGTATAGTTTGTTAATATTTCAACTTTTGGCCTATAAGTTGTGATTAAATCTCTTTGTTGTTTGTATAATAAATAATCTTCTGGGTTTTCATCCAGTCCTTTATATCCATAATACATAGCTTTATCAATTTGACCAGTCTCGGTAAATGCAGTTACTCTATCTCTAATAGGCAGGATGTTAGCAAATTTTTCAAGAAGATTGTATTGCCAATACTTATCATTTGCCCATAAAGCTAAATTTAACTGCATCCATGGGCGTAAGTTGTAGCTATGCCTTTTCATTAAATACTCTAGCTTTGGATGATGGTCTGTTTTAAGAAGATGAGAAAAATAAAGGTCATTATAAGATTCTAATGAAATGTTATTTTTATACTTTTCAAGCAGTTCTAAATATTGCATTGAAGATAAATACTCATCAGCTACTCTCAAAAAATCGTAGGCATCTTCTGATGATAGACTTTGCTTATCTTTAAGCTCTTTAAATACTTCATACTTTATTTTCTCGCTTTCTTCAAATCTACCATATGTGTAAAGTATATCTGCGTAAAGCAACTTATCAGAGATAGATTTGCTATTTTTAAGCTGATTATAAGACAATTCAAGAGCTTTTTTTGTGTTTTCTAAAAAGAGATATAAAAATGTGAAAGATTTTGGAACTAATGTCTCATATTTTTTATAATTATTTGCTATATACTTAGCAAGATTTTGATTAGAAGACTCTATTGAAGCAAAAATTAGCTCAGAAATGATTTGAGAGTCAAACTTTTTATCCAATACATTTTTTGCAATATTTAACGCTTTTTGTGTTTGATTTAACTTTAATAAACTGCTTATGTATCTAGATAGTATCAAAGCAGAAGAGTTATAATCAATTTTATTGCTTTCTATAAATTCAACTATTTTTTGATAGTCATTAGTCAGGTATAAACTTTCTATATAGCCGGATAACAAATAAGAATCTTTATATTTTTCATAGCCCTTTAAAGCATAATCGGCGGATAGTTTATATTCTTTTTTATAATAAAAGTATGTATACAGCCTAATATATTCTGCAAGCCTTCCCTTGCCAATCTTATCAAGCTGGGCAGCAATATTGATTGATGTATCAAAATTTCTTAAAGCCCAAGCCAAGTCTGATAGCGTGTAAAGATACTCTAATCTATCTTCTTCTATGTCTTTACTAACAGTTATATTAGGAAGGTATGATTTTAAAACTTCTAAGGATTTTTTTAAATCTTTTTTTGCATACAGTATGTTTGAATAAAGTAAAACATCTCTATAGTTTTTATCTTGTCTATTATATAGAATTTCACCATATTTTGAGGCTTTGTCTAAATCTCCATAATTATAAAGGATCATTGTTAAGTTTCTTAATATATCTATGTTTTTATCCTTTTCATACATAGTTTCTAAAATTTCTGTAAGCTTTTTTACTTCTCCAGCTTGTTGATAGATATAAAGCAAAGTTTTTAAATCGTTAAATTTGCCACTTAACGCATCCTTTTCTACCAAATTTGTTGCTATATCAAACCTATTTGTTGCTAAAGCAAGGTTAAACAGTTCTCTTTTTGTGTTTTCATTCTTAGTTATTTGATATAGCTTTAAGTAGGCTTCTATACCTTCTGCAGGTCTCTTTGTCCAGATTGCAACCTGTCCTAAGCTTTTTAACCAATATGGATTGTTAGGAAATAATTCAGCTCCTTTTTTTGCAACTATATAAGCATTTTCTAAATCTTGATTTCCTAAGAACGTAATCAAAAGAAGTTTTAAAAGCTCTTCATCATAAACTTTGCCGATTTTGATTTGTTTTGGCAGCTCTTTGTTAACTTCCGATGGGTAAGAGCCTTCTTGATCATGTTTTACAACAACATCTTCATTAGTTATAGAATCTTTTAGAATTATCGCATTTGGAAATAGGGAAGAAATAGTTTGATAAAAAATCTTTGCATCGAGTATGTCCTTAAATTTACCTACACGTACTCTATAAAATTTTTCGTATTTCACTATTCTAATAGATTTATGTTTGTCCTTATCCAGATTTTGTTTTAAAGCTTCAACCTGTTTCTGTGCGTTTTCGAAATCTATAAAACTTCCTACTTGGACAGTATAGAATTCCTCGCTTGCATATGAAAAAGAAGACAACAAAAGTATCCCTATTACCATTAAAGCAATAAATTTAACTTTATTAAACGTCATTTC of Sulfurihydrogenibium sp. contains these proteins:
- a CDS encoding nucleoside deaminase, with the protein product MNYHKKFIDQAVKEAEKALKKNEVPVGAIIVKDGKIISKAHNQRISKNNALYHAEILAIEKACKKLKTWRLDDVVLYTTLEPCLMCAGAVMQARIKKVVFCAKDEKGGAVLSKYTVFDDKKLPFNVEYEYIPDERCSKLLKEFFIKLRD
- a CDS encoding 4Fe-4S binding protein, producing MQATMEKTSCPQPSYFEKNKFTILRNIAYLTVIFLLIIIPIFKIAKIDIARNEAYIFGNPVTVAEGLAPVIFAIGIFAILVIILNLILGRVFCGWICPGGWFAEVQEKIRRMTWTPKSPTTSKIFYIVFTLITSVLFSLLFLNWVTDLRVFFYKTNPAFIPMWIVFLGMTGMFYFELFIGKRWCRVFCPTGIYQKITPYHHLYKPTLVNVDACTDCRECVKNCPMALDPRRMAYIQDFYKGIAACIECYNCIDSCTKAQSEKCLPVAMGIVKELPPRDPDFISGKSLNKH
- the purN gene encoding phosphoribosylglycinamide formyltransferase; protein product: MSKNLVVLISGRGSNLKAILEAIKSGKINAKVSLVLSNKKDAKGLEIAKEYGIKAKFIDPSFFETRRGYDIYIAELIKKENPDFVVLAGYMRILSDEFIDAFEGRIVNIHPSLVPAFQGKNAQKQALDYGSLITGCSVHFVTKELDNGPVIVQAAVPVLPDDTEESLSNRILEYEHKIYPQAIKWLVEDRVVVSGRKVIVKDAKYGTLPVNPSLEDF
- the purM gene encoding phosphoribosylformylglycinamidine cyclo-ligase: MTYKDAGVDIEKADKFVEEIKGFVQKTFTKNVITPIGGFASAYLLEISKYKNPVITSSTDGVGTKLKIAQQLNKHDTIGIDLVAMCVNDLVTTTSKPLFFLDYFATGKLKPETAVEVIKGIAKGCELAECSLVGGETAEMPGMYKDDEYDLAGFAVGIVEKEKMLDGSKTEKGNILIGIASSGVHSNGYSLVRKIIEVKGYSYKDYFQEFGKTLGEELLTPTKIYVKTILTLAERIDIKSIAHITGGGIPGNLIRVIRPGLKAVIEEGSWEVLPIFKWIEKEGHVPKEDMYKTFNMGIGMILAIDKKDEKEAIQLLEDLGEKPYIIGYLEEGERSVNII
- a CDS encoding phosphatidylglycerophosphatase A, with protein sequence MSLKDHIALFLATSFYLGKFPIAPGTVGTLGAIPFFYLYWDKGLLAQISITLSVFFIGIWASYEVSQKYNDKDPSFVSIDEIAGYMVTMLGINTANIPLNQALMYFLLGFVIFRIVDILKPPPIKTLEKYPMGIGIMADDILAGVYSWIILHALIYFFKF
- a CDS encoding tetratricopeptide repeat protein; this encodes MTFNKVKFIALMVIGILLLSSFSYASEEFYTVQVGSFIDFENAQKQVEALKQNLDKDKHKSIRIVKYEKFYRVRVGKFKDILDAKIFYQTISSLFPNAIILKDSITNEDVVVKHDQEGSYPSEVNKELPKQIKIGKVYDEELLKLLLITFLGNQDLENAYIVAKKGAELFPNNPYWLKSLGQVAIWTKRPAEGIEAYLKLYQITKNENTKRELFNLALATNRFDIATNLVEKDALSGKFNDLKTLLYIYQQAGEVKKLTEILETMYEKDKNIDILRNLTMILYNYGDLDKASKYGEILYNRQDKNYRDVLLYSNILYAKKDLKKSLEVLKSYLPNITVSKDIEEDRLEYLYTLSDLAWALRNFDTSINIAAQLDKIGKGRLAEYIRLYTYFYYKKEYKLSADYALKGYEKYKDSYLLSGYIESLYLTNDYQKIVEFIESNKIDYNSSALILSRYISSLLKLNQTQKALNIAKNVLDKKFDSQIISELIFASIESSNQNLAKYIANNYKKYETLVPKSFTFLYLFLENTKKALELSYNQLKNSKSISDKLLYADILYTYGRFEESEKIKYEVFKELKDKQSLSSEDAYDFLRVADEYLSSMQYLELLEKYKNNISLESYNDLYFSHLLKTDHHPKLEYLMKRHSYNLRPWMQLNLALWANDKYWQYNLLEKFANILPIRDRVTAFTETGQIDKAMYYGYKGLDENPEDYLLYKQQRDLITTYRPKVEILTNYTDRAGVKDISKDIFMQAKPKEGLYMFVRYKGSNPFSVDSLKMINVPDRSDISIGFKKVFDGGEISFIVGSLKTLSSNLYLDIQFRRYIKNKTYFGGELGKNIPADDTLFLYYGGMKDMLSFNFSHSFNNRTGFYINPSYDIYHSSDGKKIGTSFNLYDEIYYKLRVGYPDYTFRLYSSHGKYNEKDGYKGNIEKLSPYQNTRFLPQSFNLIGIGFSFGYDNDTNYVRVWRPFFSADITYNDITGLGYGFSGGVGGGLFRQDNLSLGFRYIQGFKGTADKYFNSYLRYILFY